A region from the Salvia splendens isolate huo1 chromosome 15, SspV2, whole genome shotgun sequence genome encodes:
- the LOC121769305 gene encoding uncharacterized protein LOC121769305 — MAAAETPAPSQSEIANEGPVLNLVNKRLRALRKKLNRISQMEESRAQGKTLNKEQEETIRSKPYVVAGIDEFEKIRQPLLSAVDQEIELALAKNSHKTGSSSGEFANEGVAAAEPEGKQQIGDASAVSDLLNLLYFGSIFDVQTLMRANDDMLRRTHERNCCLTYDYVTDDDAAGDPLKELDLDVIAAVGGLLISRPVNSNLSHKDSLEKCAKHAKLWLTNADQPIEAGSNITYAGLREKLNKIMASEYFTTTPEIKAPVDAAAAAAAAAGNYTFQVLPVHGSVIPPASMHVPVESSGTEFQQEEEQSPNSHDNEIYGNEAAARVEELHQGGLDVENQSEDQTETDHGIPDSDAYQDLTDADMKEQHHAPRKPYQNYRGGRGGGGRRGGYSNGRGGRGGNRGGYDQPGGYQPRNNYNYRGRGGRGMGGNFGYQGPPGNAQTAS; from the exons ATGGCGGCGGCGGAAACACCAGCACCGTCTCAATCCGAAATCGCGAACGAAGGACCGGTTCTCAATCTAGTCAACAAGCGTCTCCGCGCGCTGCGGAAGAAGCTCAATCGCATCTCGCAGATGGAAGAGTCTCGCGCTCAGGGAAAAACTCTCAACAAAGAGCAGGAGGAAACTATCCGTTCCAAACCCTACGTCGTTGCCGGCATAGACGAGTTCGAGAAAATCCGCCAGCCGCTCCTCAGCGCCGTCGATCAGGAAATTGAACTCGCTCTAGCGAAGAACAGCCACAAAACCGGCAGCTCGTCGGGCGAATTCGCGAACGAAGGAGTCGCCGCCGCCGAGCCGGAGGGGAAGCAACAGATCGGCGACGCTTCTGCGGTTTCTGATCTGCTAAATCTGCTGTATTTCGGTAGCATTTTCGATGTGCAGACTCTAATGAGGGCGAACGATGACATGCTGAGGAGGACGCACGAGAGGAATTGCTGCTTGACGTACGATTACGTTACAGATGATGATGCTGCTGGCGATCCTCTGAAAGAGTTAGATTTGGACGTGATTGCGGCGGTTGGGGGTTTGTTGATTTCACGGCCGGTTAATTCGAACTTGTCGCATAAGGATTCACTGGAGAAGTGTGCGAAGCATGCTAAGCTATGGCTCACCAACGCTGATCAACCAATTGAGGCGGGGTCAAATATCACTT ATGCTGGATTGAGGGAAAAGTTAAACAAAATTATGGCTTCAGAGTACTTTACAACTACTCCAGAGATAAAGGCTCCAGttgatgctgctgctgctgctgctgctgctgctggaaATTATACTTTTCAGGTGCTGCCAGTCCATGGTTCTGTGATTCCTCCAGCCAGCATGCATGTCCCAGTGGAAAGCTCGGGTACTGAGTTTCAGCAAGAG GAAGAACAGTCACCCAATTCCCACGACAATGAAATATATGGCAATGAAGCAGCCGCACGAGTTGAAGAACTGCACCAG GGAGGATTAGATGTAGAAAATCAATCAGAAGATCAGACCGAAACAGATCATGGCATTCCCGACAGTGATGCTTATCAAGACTTGACAGATGCTGACATGAAGGAGCAGCATCACGCCCCTCGTAAGCCATATCAGAACTACAGAGGTGGTCGTGGTGGTGGTGGCCGCAGAGGAGGATACAGCAATGGCCGTGGAGGGCGAGGGGGCAATAGGGGAGGCTATGATCAGCCTGGTGGTTATCAGCCAAGGAACAATTATAACTACAGAGGCCGAGGCGGCAGGGGTATGGGTGGAAACTTTGGTTACCAGGGCCCACCTGGCAACGCTCAAACTGCATCCTAG
- the LOC121768784 gene encoding uncharacterized protein LOC121768784: MPFIEGCQWSFVDKKFVTVEEMVAMFLGILTHHNKTRVVGFHFLRSSQTVSCYLYVVLYGVLKLHEILLVKSESVDENCIDARCKWFKGCLGALDTTYINVCVPATDLPRYRNRKGQIATNTLAVCDHRLRFVYVLHGWDGSAGDSRILRDALSRPLGFKVPRGQYYLFRIVKALSLHTKELDTI; the protein is encoded by the exons ATGCCGTTTATTGAAGGATGTCAGTGGTCTTTTGTGGATAAGAAGTTTGTCACCGTTGAAGAAATGGTAGCAATGTTCTTGGGTATACTAACTCACCACAATAAAACTCGTGTGGTTGGTTTCCATTTTCTCCGCTCATCGCAGACCGTTTCTTGCTACTTGTACGTTGTCTTATATGGAGTGCTAAAGCTTCATGAGATTTTGCTAGTGAAATCTGAATCTGTTGATGAAAATTGCATCGACGCAAGGTGTAAGTGGTTTAAG GGTTGTCTAGGAGCATTGGACACGACATATATCAACGTTTGTGTTCCTGCCACAGATCTTCCCAGATATCGCAATAGGAAAGGACAAATAGCCACCAACACATTGGCTGTATGTGACCACCGTCTAAGATTTGTCTATGTGTTACATGGGTGGGATGGATCTGCCGGGGACTCGAGGATATTGCGAGACGCACTCAGTAGACCACTTGGCTTCAAAGTACCAAGAG GACAATACTATTTGTTTCGAATAGTGAAGGCTTTATCACTCCATACAAAGGAGTTAGATACCATTTGA
- the LOC121766314 gene encoding dnaJ homolog subfamily B member 4-like, producing MGVDYYNILKVSRNATEEDLKKSYKRLAMKWHPDKNAVNTKEAEAKFKQISEAYDVLSDSQKRQIYDLYGEEGLKSGLYPPPSSKDRDSGYGGGGAGFKFSPRDAEDIFEEFFGGMDGGSSGGGGGGELKKAAVMESKLACSLEDLYKGSKRKMKISRIVLDGSGKPATVEEVLSIHIKPGWKKGTKITFPEKGNHEAGAAPGDLIFIVDEKPHQVFKRDGNDLIINQKISLLDALTGKTLKILTLDGRDLTVTVSDIVKPGYEMMIQNEGMPISKEPGKRGDLRIKFDIKFPSRLTSDQKSDLRRVLGRTSG from the exons ATGGGGGTTGATTACTACAACATACTGAAAGTGTCTAGAAACGCGACGGAGGAAGATTTGAAGAAATCGTACAAGAGATTGGCGATGAAATGGCACCCTGACAAGAACGCGGTAAACACTAAAGAGGCGGAGGCCAAATTCAAGCAGATTAGTGAGGCCTACGATGTCCTGAGCGATTCGCAGAAGCGGCAGATCTACGATTTGTACGGCGAAGAGGGGCTGAAATCGGGTCTCTACCCGCCGCCGAGCTCGAAGGACAGGGATTCCGGCTACGGCGGCGGAGGGGCGGGGTTTAAGTTCAGTCCCAGAGATGCAGAGGATATTTTTGAGGAgttttttggtggaatggatggagggagtagtggcggcggcggaggaggggaATTGAAGAAGGCGGCGGTGATGGAGAGTAAACTGGCGTGTAGCTTGGAGGATCTGTATAAGGGGTCAAAGAGGAAGATGAAGATATCAAGAATTGTTCTTGATGGGTCAGG caaGCCAGCCACAGTTGAAGAGGTTTTATCAATACACATCAAGCCCGGTTGGAAGAAGGGAACCAAGATTACCTTTCCTGAGAAAGGGAACCATGAAGCTGGCGCTGCCCCGGGAGACCTAATCTTCATTGTCGACGAGAAGCCCCACCAGGTCTTCAAGAGGGATGGCAATGATCTAATAATCAACCAAAAGATCTCTCTGCTCGATGCTCTCACAGGAAAGACTCTGAAAATATTAACCTTAGACGGCCGAGACCTCACTGTCACAGTGTCGGATATCGTAAAACCTGGCTATGAAATGATGATCCAGAACGAGGGCATGCCTATATCGAAAGAACCAGGCAAACGCGGAGATCTACGGATCAAGTTTGACATCAAGTTTCCCTCGAGACTCACGTCTGATCAGAAATCGGACCTCAGGAGGGTTTTGGGCAGGACATCCGGTTAA
- the LOC121767126 gene encoding uncharacterized protein LOC121767126 produces MEFFTKTPAVRLKSHLNKYLSAADDQSSTKQTRRGDARRTRWLVELVDTNPHVVRLKSCHGRYLTAAADPFLLGMTGHKVLQTSPENPARDLAIEWQPIRDGFQVKLKAAAAGTYLRANGGTPQWRNTVTHDSACGAGAGANWVVWDVEAVEDEAVVDYWSMVSSFSSVEEISGLDIGYGFESPMRSPAMTPATPSRWWSMKKAEKRQETLVLGRTSSNPNSPTMDRSNYSRETGESGGGRDLRFRYEFCHCKNRASLRIVNTHGKPTMGKLYFVCERKDCRFFKWCEPIDEDDAVTSAMPLPETESESFSLILSSIEENNRAIEKLRSVVMYGFCFFVVVLFVCILGFK; encoded by the exons atggaattctTCACAAAGACTCCCGCCGTGAGGCTCAAAAGCCACCTCAACAAATACCTCTCCGCCGCCGACGATCAGTCGTCGACGAAGCAAACCCGCCGCGGCGACGCGAGGCGGACGCGCTGGCTGGTGGAGCTCGTCGACACCAACCCGCACGTCGTCCGCCTCAAGAGCTGCCACGGCCGCTACCTCACCGCCGCCGCCGATCCCTTCCTCCTCGGCATGACCGGCCACAAAGTGCTCCAAACCTCGCCGGAGAATCCGGCCAGGGATTTGGCGATCGAGTGGCAGCCGATCAGAGACGGATTTCAGGTCAAGCTCAAGGCGGCGGCGGCCGGCACCTATCTCCGGGCGAACGGCGGCACGCCGCAGTGGAGAAACACGGTCACTCACGACAGCGCGTgcggcgccggcgccggcgcgAATTGGGTGGTGTGGGACGTGGAGGCGgtggaggacgaggcggtggtgGATTATTGGTCGATGGTGTCGAGCTTCTCGTCCGTGGAGGAGATTTCGGGGCTGGATATCGGGTACGGGTTTGAATCGCCGATGAGGTCGCCGGCGATGACTCCGGCGACGCCTTCGAGGTGGTGGTCAATGAAGAag GCTGAGAAACGACAAGAAACCCTAGTTCTCGGAAGAACCTCAAGTAACCCCAACTCCCCAACCATGGACCGTTCGAACTATAGCAGAGAGACCGGTGAGAGTGGCGGTGGACGTGACCTCCGATTCCGGTACGAATTTTGCCATTGCAAGAATCGGGCTTCACTCCGAATCGTCAACACCCATGGAAAACCAACAATGGGGAAGCTATACTTTGTTTGTGAGAGAAAAGATTGTCGTTTTTTCAAGTGGTGTGAGCCAATCGACGAAGACGACGCCGTGACATCTGCAATGCCGCTGCCGGAGACCGAAAGTGAGAgttttagtttgattttgtcATCAATCGAGGAGAATAATAGGGCAATAGAGAAATTACGTAGTGTTGTGATGTACggattttgtttctttgttgTGGTGTTGTTTGTTTGTATATTAGGGTTCAAGTAA
- the LOC121766537 gene encoding uncharacterized protein LOC121766537, which produces MAAVLSFSSKTISTLPQSNSNPKFPSQNAHFSPSRNPQILPKLNFSHLGRRKISLTRAKSKEFIQKIAKDEPLLTSDVKPVKFLFWVLLWASVSVGLYAFSGEAKAVVAAVASDSIRASGFGVRVVNSLRASGWPDEAVVIALATLPLIELRGAIPVGYWLQMKPVILTVLSVLGNMVPVPFIVLYLKAFATFLAGKKESPASQFLDMLFKRAKEKAGPVEEFQWLGLMLFVAVPFPGTGTGAIIASVLDMPFWPAVTANFVGVVLAGLLVNLLVNLGLKYAIATGIVLFIVSTFMWSFLRGLKKSFSASN; this is translated from the exons ATGGCTGCCGTTCTATCATTCTCTTCCAAAACCATTTCTACTTTACctcaatccaactccaatcccAAATTTCCCTCTCAAAATGCCCATTTCTCTCCATCCCGAAACCCTCAAATTCTCCCCAAATTAAACTTCTCCCACCTGGGCCGTCGCAAAATCTCCTTAACCCGAGCAAAATCCAAAGAATTTATCCAGAAAATTGCCAAGGACGAACCTCTACTAACCTCCGACGTGAAGCCAGTGAAATTCCTATTCTGGGTGTTGCTGTGGGCGTCTGTCTCCGTTGGGCTCTACGCATTTTCCGGCGAAGCCAAAGCCGTCGTTGCAGCTGTCGCTTCCGATTCAATTAGGGCTTCGGGCTTCGGCGTTAGGGTTGTTAACTCATTGCGGGCTTCGGGATGGCCCGATGAGGCTGTTGTTATTGCCTTGGCCACGCTTCCATTGATCGAGCTGCGCGGCGCGATCCCTGTTGGTTATTGGCTGCAGATGAAGCCTGTGATACTCACTGTCTTGTCTGTTCTTGG GAACATGGTCCCCGTGCCCTTTATCGTGCTATATCTGAAAGCATTCGCGACTTTTCTAGCTGGAAAGAAAGAATCACCGGCTTCCCAATTCCTCGACATGCTATTCAAGAGGGCCAAGGAGAAGGCCGGGCCAGTAGAGGAGTTTCAGTGGCTCGGGCTGATGCTGTTCGTTGCAGTGCCCTTTCCTGGCACGGGGACAGGGGCCATCATTGCCTCTGTATTGGACATGCCCTTCTGGCCTGCTGTCACGGCCAATTTTGTCGGAGTTGTGCTAGCCGGACTTCTGGTGAACTTGTTGGTGAACCTTGGGCTCAAATACGCCATTGCGACCGGTATTGTTCTATTCATCGTCTCCACATTCATGTGGAGCTTCCTTCGAGGATTGAAGAAGTCTTTCTCTGCATCAAACTGA
- the LOC121769307 gene encoding uncharacterized protein LOC121769307 yields the protein MKKEFPRTDIKPRPHIYSKVNTWKKNYSSICSILDRSGVGFNAHDDYKIECEDEQWSQIVQKDNNARYMRNKSWPLWEEWKEIFGKDRAVGARSRGAAESAAMMHGSRPMDMDVDYHPSLDELFPDEVVANEVVGEHAIPEPGNSSNTHGERSAQKPVKIGGKKRKSIDRLECVLDIMNKMNDNTTARLDTL from the exons ATGAAAAAGGAATTTCCAAGAACCGATATAAAGCCCCGTCCCCATATTTACTCGAAGGTCAATACTTGGAAGAAGAACTACTCCTCAATTTGTTCCATCCTCGATCGGAGCGGGGTAGGTTTCAATGCACACGATGATTACAAAATAGAGTGCGAGGATGAGCAGTGGTCTCAGATTGTGCAG AAGGACAACAACGCTAGATACATGCGCAACAAATCTTGGCCTCTTTGGGAAGAATGGAAAGAGATATTTGGCAAAGATCGTGCTGTTGGTGCTCGGTCGAGAGGTGCAGCGGAGTCCGCTGCTATGATGCACGGGAGCAGGCCAATGGATATGGATGTCGATTACCATCCAAGCTTGGATGAACTATTTCCTGATGAAGTAGTAGCTAATGAAGTAGTTGGTGAACATGCCATCCCAGAGCCTGGGAATTCAAGCAACACTCATGGGGAGAGGTCTGCTCAAAAACCTGTCAAAATAGGAGGTAAAAAACGGAAATCTATAGACCGGCTGGAGTGTGTCCTTGATATCATGAACAAGATGAATGACAATACAACCGCACGGCTAGATACCTTATAA
- the LOC121767127 gene encoding uncharacterized protein LOC121767127 has translation MSAIDSFQNSKAVRLKGSHGKYLVAEDDEVSVTQERSGESKSAKWAVEFVESSDTIIRLRSCYGKYLTLPPRLDSSVEWEPIRESGAVKLKTRYGHFLRANGGLPPWRNSITHDIPHRTVTRDWILWEVQVVEFLPPPQIVVEKEDCFASDETSPTTSQSSQSASFSRQEWDGSPSKASDGRLIYFQLANEYGEVESESEDLSIAFKGFQVSELASRLEDELGIPGLTVCTKSPLNGKLYPLRLHLPPNNATMHVIVLPPSSKVDPSHIVLDS, from the exons ATGTCAGCAATCGACTCGTTTCAGAACTCGAAAGCGGTGCGGCTTAAAGGTTCGCACGGCAAGTACCTCGTGGCCGAGGACGACGAGGTTTCCGTCACGCAGGAGCGCAGCGGCGAATCAAAATCGGCCAAATGGGCGGTCGAGTTCGTCGAGAGCTCCGACACCATAATCCGCCTGAGGAGCTGCTACGGCAAGTACCTGACGCTGCCCCCGCGCCTCGACAGCTCCGTCGAGTGGGAGCCGATCAGGGAGAGCGGCGCCGTAAAATTGAAGACTAGGTACGGGCATTTTCTGCGGGCTAACGGCGGGCTGCCGCCTTGGAGGAACTCGATCACGCATGATATTCCGCATCGGACAGTCACAAGGGACTGGATTCTTTGGGAGGTTCAGGTTGTGGAGTTTCTGCCGCCGCCGCAGATCGTGGTGGAAAAGGAGGATTGTTTTGCCTCCGACGAGACCTCGCCGACCACTAGCCAGTCGTCTCAGTCTGCTAGCTTTTCTAGGCAAGAG TGGGATGGTTCGCCTTCAAAGGCAAGCGATGGCAGGCTGATCTATTTCCAACTAGCCAATGAGTATGGCGAAGTCGAGAGTGAGTCCGAGGACCTCAGCATTGCATTCAAGGGCTTCCAAGTGAGTGAACTAGCAAGCAGGCTGGAGGACGAGCTGGGAATCCCTGGCCTCACGGTCTGCACCAAAAGCCCGTTGAACGGGAAGCTCTACCCTCTCCGCCTCCACCTCCCTCCCAACAACGCCACCATGCACGTTATCGTGCTCCCCCCTTCATCAAAAGTTGACCCTTCTCATATTGTACTTGATTCTTGA